In Mesotoga infera, the sequence TTACTCGTACGATTTATATCATTTGATTTTTTTGGATTGCAGAAGAAGAAGGAAGTTTATTCTCAATGTGCTTCGACCATTGAGAGTTCTCCTTTGAAGGAGTATTGCGCATCGATATGGAAAGACAATGAAGTAAATCTTTAGTCCAGGTAAGGAGTGATCAATTTGCAGAAACCAAAATATCTCACGAACGTCGACAAAATCGAGGATCTCAGTGATGAACAGATAAGAGAGATGAAAAGAGTGACTGAAGTCTATCCATTCAGGGCAAATGACTATTATCTTGGGCTTATCAACTGGGAAGACCCGCAAGATCCTATCAAGAGGATAATCGTGCCCGATCTCGAAGAACTTGACGAATGGGGAGATTTAGACGCTTCGCAGGAGCATAAGTACACGGTAGCTCCTGGTATGGAGCACAAATACACAGACACTGCTTTGCTGCTTGTCTCGAAGGTCTGCGGGAGTTTCTGCAGGTTCTGCTTCAGAAAGAGACTGTTTTCAGTGGAGAATAAGGAAGTTGTCAATGACGTCACAAAAGGTATAGAGTACATTAAGGAGCACAAAGAGATTACTAATGTTCTTCTTACAGGAGGAGACTCGTTAATACTCTCTACGGAAAAGTTGGGCGACATTGTGAGGAGACTTCGAGAAATCGATCATGTCAAAATAATCAGGTTTGGAAGTAAGATGGTCGCTTTTAACCCTTACAGAATAATAAATGATCCCGATCTTCCTGAAATGGTGAAGAAGTATAGCACTCCAGAGAAGAGAATTTACATAATGGCACACTTCAATCATCCTACAGAGCTTACGGACGTGTCAATTAGAGGCCTAAACATTTTGAGGGACGCAGGTGCGGTGATTTGCAATCAAACTCCAATGATAAGAGGAGTCAACGATGACGTTGAGGTAATGACAGAACTTTTCAGAAAACTCTCATTCATAGGAATACCGCCTTA encodes:
- a CDS encoding KamA family radical SAM protein, which translates into the protein MQKPKYLTNVDKIEDLSDEQIREMKRVTEVYPFRANDYYLGLINWEDPQDPIKRIIVPDLEELDEWGDLDASQEHKYTVAPGMEHKYTDTALLLVSKVCGSFCRFCFRKRLFSVENKEVVNDVTKGIEYIKEHKEITNVLLTGGDSLILSTEKLGDIVRRLREIDHVKIIRFGSKMVAFNPYRIINDPDLPEMVKKYSTPEKRIYIMAHFNHPTELTDVSIRGLNILRDAGAVICNQTPMIRGVNDDVEVMTELFRKLSFIGIPPYYVFQCRPTKGNHTYAVPAEKGYAIFKKSIDRVSGLAKRARFVMSHATGKIEYVGLDKDKIYMKYHRAADPRRYDLFMAFDRNPNAYWLDDYVDPDSLV